The following proteins are encoded in a genomic region of Drosophila miranda strain MSH22 chromosome 4, D.miranda_PacBio2.1, whole genome shotgun sequence:
- the LOC117188914 gene encoding neurofilament medium polypeptide encodes MEARALSEGQVQAHALESGIGMSKEFIQFGQGSPAGLQEFGPLTEKSPRAMHNQEQDKQIVVEVVEAEEEQSSEEGKMEGQGCAENALTNAEPGLELPVENSSENYSETECECSSLIEIEVSSEESKDETLTAEERAKMKDKEAKEQAKKESAMAKEERKLKEKQLKEAKQREMLNVLLEEARSFGKSPKPEVPETEASPEAKPQSPPVDVAGAKKMAKKMAKKKAKKAKKAKKAAKWRVDSSKMEEDIQQFLEGIKALEKKQREADRQEAEEAAAIVMENEHMRGWKAVLKELGQTTTFSAATASLSAAQLSSAPRLVVRAILHRAAKMEYKNQLQVLEETYHYRSSLLKRLKLDMRSNYKRELQELVAAYKKSKPQRI; translated from the exons ATGGAGGCACGTGCACTCAGCGAGGGACAGGTCCAGGCGCATGCCCTGGAGTCGGGCATCGGGATGTCGAAGGAGTTCATTCAGTTTGGCCAGGGGAGTCCTGCGGGATTGCAGGAGTTCGGGCCATTAACCGAAAAGAGTCCGAGGGCGATGCACAACCAGGAGCAGGACAAGCAAATTGTGGTGGAGGTAGTGGAGGCAGAGGAAGAGCAATCCTCGGAAGAAGGAAAG ATGGAAGGCCAGGGCTGCGCGGAAAATGCCCTAACAAATGCCGAGCCTGGGCTCGAGCTCCCCGTGGAAAACTCCAGTGAAAACTACAGTGAAACCGAATGTGAATGCAGTTCACTGATCGAGATCGAAGTATCATCTGAAGAATCTAAAGACGAGACCTTGACAGCGGAGGAGCGGGCCAAAATGAAGGATAAAGAGGCCAAAGAACAGGCCAAAAAGGAGTCCGCCATGGCCAAGGAAGAGAGGAAACTGAAGGAGAAACAGCTCAAAGAAGCCAAGCAGAGGGAGATGCTGAACGTGCTACTCGAAGAGGCCAGATCCTTTGGCAAGAGCCCCAAGCCGGAGGTCCCCGAGACCGAAGCCAGCCCCGAAGCCAAGCCCCAGTCGCCCCCGGTGGACGTTGCGGGGGCCAAAAAGATGGCCAAAAAGATGGCCAAAAAGAAGGCCAAAAAGGCCAAAAAGGCCAAAAAGGCGGCCAAGTGGCGTGTGGATAGTTCCAAGATGGAGGAGGATATTCAGCAGTTTCTGGAGGGAATCAAGGCCTTGGAGAAGAAGCAGCGGGAGGCGGACCGCCAGGAGGCCGAGGAGGCGGCCGCCATTGTCATGGAGAACGAGCACATGAGGGGCTGGAAGGCCGTTCTGAAGGAACTGGGCCAGACGACCACTTTCTCGGCGGCCACCGCCAG CCTCAGCGCCGCTCAACTCTCCTCCGCCCCGAGACTGGTGGTCCGCGCCATCCTGCATCGCGCGGCCAAGATGGAGTACAAGAACCAGCTGCAGGTCCTCGAGGAGACCTACCACTACCGCTCCAGCCTGCTGAAGAGGCTCAAGCTCGACATGAGGTCCAACTATAAGCGGGAGCTCCAGGAGCTCGTCGCGGCCTACAAAAAGAGCAAGCCCCAAAGGATCTGA
- the LOC108162638 gene encoding uncharacterized protein LOC108162638, with product MSDKKASSRATPPGMQFSTPVGTPQTRRKMLLFKRLLRRELQREAQTPQQIRTARQRRDQQVAHGVFPAS from the exons ATGAGTGACAAAAAGGC CTCCTCGCGCGCGACTCCGCCCGGTATGCAGTTCAGCACGCCCGTCGGGACGCCCCAGACCCGCCGCAAGATGCTGCTCTTCAAGAGGCTGCTGCGCAGGGAGCTGCAGCGCGAGGCCCAGACGCCCCAGCAGATCCGTACGGCCCGGCAGCGGAGGGACCAGCAGGTGGCCCACGGCGTCTTCCCAGCGTCCTGA
- the LOC108162637 gene encoding acylphosphatase-2 has translation MNNKITKSKFTPAVTPLAAPNAASIFRCMFEVFGKVQGVFFRKHTNKKAQQLGLVGWCMNTHEGTVKGVMEGTLENIIEMKDWLQHKGSPRSVIQKAVFSPHEPLVIPSFEKFSIRR, from the exons ATGAACAACAAAATTACCAAGTCGAAATTTACACCGGCCGTGACCCCTCTGGCGGCCCCCAATGCGGCCAGCATTTTCCGCTGCATGTTCGAGGTCTTCGGCAAGGTCCAGG GTGTCTTCTTCCGGAAG CACACCAACAAGAAGGCCCAGCAGCTGGGACTGGTCGGGTGGTGCATGAACACCCACGAGGGCACTGTCAAGGGCGTGATGGAGGGAACCTTGGAGAACATAATTGAAAT GAAAGACTGGCTCCAGCACAAGGGCAGTCCTCGGTCGGTGATCCAAAAGGCCGTCTTCTCCCCCCACGAGCCGCTGGTGATTCCCAGCTTCGAGAAATTCTCCATACGACGCTAG